Proteins encoded in a region of the Streptomyces sp. NBC_00258 genome:
- a CDS encoding carbohydrate ABC transporter permease: MNAIRRGLASSLVQAFLVLVGLVWLTPLAGLFLSSLRSAQETATGGWWTSLASPGQLSFDNYSALLGNSGMTQAFWNTVLISVPTTLLVVVIAALAGYAFAWLDFPGRDPLFLLVVALLVVPVQIGLLPVAKLFGELGLFGTIPGVVLFHVSYGLPFAIFLLRNYFAEMPKEMLEAARMDGGGEWRIFTRLVLPVGRPAIASLAIFQFLWVWNDMLVALLFADSSSQPLTVELQSQIRQFGSNIDVLAPGAFLSLVVPVVVFFAFQKHFVQGVMAGSVK; this comes from the coding sequence ATGAACGCGATACGGCGGGGGCTCGCGAGCAGCCTCGTGCAGGCGTTCCTGGTGCTGGTCGGCCTGGTCTGGCTCACTCCGCTCGCCGGGCTGTTCCTGTCCTCGCTGCGGTCCGCCCAGGAGACCGCGACGGGCGGCTGGTGGACCTCTCTGGCATCCCCCGGGCAGCTGTCCTTCGACAACTACTCGGCGCTGCTGGGCAATTCGGGGATGACGCAGGCGTTCTGGAACACGGTGCTGATCTCGGTGCCGACCACACTCCTGGTCGTCGTCATCGCCGCGCTCGCCGGGTACGCCTTCGCCTGGCTGGACTTCCCCGGCCGTGACCCCCTTTTCCTCCTGGTGGTCGCGCTGTTGGTGGTGCCCGTGCAGATCGGTCTGCTGCCGGTGGCCAAACTCTTCGGGGAGCTGGGGCTGTTCGGCACGATTCCCGGAGTCGTGTTGTTCCACGTCTCGTACGGGCTGCCGTTCGCGATCTTCCTGCTGCGCAACTACTTCGCCGAGATGCCGAAGGAGATGCTGGAGGCGGCTCGGATGGACGGGGGTGGGGAGTGGCGGATCTTCACGCGGCTCGTGCTGCCGGTCGGGCGTCCGGCCATCGCCAGCCTTGCCATCTTCCAGTTCCTGTGGGTCTGGAACGACATGCTGGTCGCGCTGCTCTTCGCCGACAGTTCCTCGCAGCCGTTGACGGTTGAACTCCAGTCGCAGATCCGGCAGTTCGGCAGCAACATCGATGTGCTCGCGCCTGGGGCGTTTCTGTCGCTCGTGGTGCCGGTGGTGGTGTTCTTCGCCTTCCAGAAGCACTTTGTGCAGGGGGTTATGGCGGGGTCGGTGAAGTGA
- a CDS encoding coagulation factor 5/8 type domain-containing protein: MSLSPTDSSSSGRTPLARRSVLGAVAAAAAAPGLLALSSSASAAPARARALPGGGDLGPNVIVFDPSTSGIQAKLDQIFAQQETAQFGTGRYQLLFKPGTYSGLNAQLGFYTSIAGLGLSPDDTSINGDVTVDAGWFNGNATQNFWRSAENLALTPVNGTNRWAVAQAAPFRRMHIRGGLNLSPDGYGWASGGYIADSRIDGTVGPYSQQQWYTRDSFVGGWLNAVWNMVFSGVEGAPAQTFPNPPYTTLNTTPISREKPFLYLNGTEYRVFLPEKRVNARGTTWGNGTPRGTSLALTQFYVAKPGVTAATLNEALTQGLHLLLTPGIYHLDQPIQVNRANTVVLGLGYATLIPDNGVTALKVADVGGVRLAGFLIDAGPVNSATLLEVGPTGASADHSVNPTTVQDVFIRIGGAGAGKATTSMVINSRHTIIDHTWVWRADHGAGVGWETNRADYGVRVNGNDVLATGLFVEHFNKYDVQWYGQGGRTIFFQNEKAYDAPNQAAIQNGTMKGYAAYKVADSVTTHEAWGMGSYCYYNVNPAILQHHGFATPVNPNVKFHNIMVISLGGQGQYERVINDTGSPTSGSNTVPSVVTSYP, from the coding sequence ATGAGCCTTTCCCCCACAGATTCCTCGTCCTCCGGCAGAACTCCCCTCGCCCGCCGGTCGGTTCTCGGCGCCGTGGCCGCGGCGGCAGCCGCGCCAGGGCTGCTCGCCCTGTCGTCGTCGGCATCCGCCGCTCCCGCCCGCGCCCGAGCCCTGCCGGGAGGTGGCGATCTCGGCCCGAACGTCATCGTCTTCGACCCGTCCACCTCCGGCATCCAGGCCAAGCTGGACCAGATATTCGCCCAGCAGGAGACGGCGCAGTTCGGCACGGGCCGCTATCAACTGCTGTTCAAGCCGGGCACGTACAGCGGGCTCAACGCCCAACTCGGCTTCTACACCTCCATCGCCGGGCTCGGCCTGTCTCCCGACGACACCTCGATCAACGGGGACGTCACCGTTGACGCGGGCTGGTTCAACGGCAACGCCACCCAGAACTTCTGGCGTTCGGCGGAGAACCTCGCCCTCACCCCGGTCAACGGCACCAACCGCTGGGCGGTCGCGCAGGCCGCCCCGTTCCGGCGCATGCACATCCGGGGCGGTCTCAACCTCTCCCCCGACGGCTACGGCTGGGCCAGCGGCGGCTACATCGCCGACAGCCGCATCGACGGCACGGTCGGTCCGTACTCGCAGCAGCAGTGGTACACCCGCGACAGCTTTGTGGGCGGCTGGCTCAACGCCGTCTGGAACATGGTGTTCTCGGGCGTCGAGGGCGCCCCGGCGCAGACCTTCCCGAACCCGCCGTACACCACGCTCAACACCACGCCGATCTCCCGCGAGAAGCCGTTCCTCTACCTCAACGGCACGGAGTACCGCGTCTTCCTGCCGGAGAAGCGCGTCAACGCGCGCGGCACCACCTGGGGAAACGGCACGCCTCGCGGTACGTCACTGGCGCTGACGCAGTTCTACGTGGCGAAGCCCGGCGTCACCGCCGCCACCCTCAACGAGGCACTCACGCAAGGCCTCCATCTGCTGCTGACGCCGGGGATCTACCACCTCGACCAGCCGATCCAGGTCAACCGTGCCAACACCGTGGTCCTCGGCCTCGGTTACGCCACTCTGATCCCGGACAACGGTGTCACCGCGCTCAAGGTGGCCGATGTCGGCGGCGTCCGCCTCGCGGGCTTCCTCATCGACGCCGGGCCCGTCAACTCCGCCACGCTCCTTGAGGTCGGCCCCACCGGCGCTTCGGCCGACCACTCCGTCAACCCGACCACGGTGCAGGACGTCTTCATCCGCATCGGCGGCGCGGGCGCCGGCAAGGCCACCACCAGCATGGTGATCAACAGCCGCCACACGATCATCGACCACACCTGGGTCTGGCGCGCCGACCACGGCGCCGGAGTCGGCTGGGAGACCAACCGGGCCGACTACGGCGTCCGCGTCAACGGCAACGACGTGCTGGCCACCGGGCTGTTCGTCGAGCACTTCAACAAGTACGACGTCCAGTGGTACGGCCAGGGCGGACGCACCATCTTCTTCCAGAACGAGAAGGCGTACGACGCCCCGAACCAGGCCGCCATCCAGAACGGCACGATGAAGGGGTACGCGGCCTACAAGGTCGCCGACTCCGTGACCACGCACGAGGCATGGGGCATGGGCAGCTACTGCTACTACAACGTCAATCCGGCGATCCTCCAGCACCACGGATTCGCGACGCCGGTCAATCCGAACGTGAAGTTCCACAACATCATGGTCATCTCACTGGGCGGTCAGGGTCAGTACGAGCGCGTCATCAACGACACGGGCTCGCCGACCTCGGGATCGAACACGGTGCCGTCCGTGGTGACCTCGTACCCGTGA
- the pgl gene encoding 6-phosphogluconolactonase — MTTPQLVVHRDKELMAQAAAARLITKVVDAQASRGYASVVLTGGRNGNGLLAALATAPARDAIDWGRLELWWGDERFLPEGDPERNVTQAREALLDSVPLDPKRVHAMPASDGPFGKDADAAAEAYAAELAEAAGPENHGPVPSFDVLMLGVGPDTHVASLFPELPAVRETERTVVGVHGAPKPPPTRVTLTLPAIRAAREVWLLAAGEDKARAAAIALSGAGEIQAPAAGARGRRRTLWLLDAAAASQLPRSLYPPASP, encoded by the coding sequence ATGACTACTCCCCAGCTGGTGGTTCACCGGGACAAGGAACTGATGGCCCAGGCCGCCGCGGCCCGGCTCATCACGAAGGTCGTGGACGCGCAGGCCTCGCGCGGTTACGCCTCGGTCGTGCTGACCGGCGGCCGCAACGGCAACGGGCTCCTCGCGGCGCTCGCGACCGCGCCCGCCCGGGACGCCATCGACTGGGGCCGGCTCGAACTGTGGTGGGGCGACGAGCGGTTCCTGCCCGAGGGCGACCCCGAGCGCAATGTCACCCAGGCCCGTGAGGCGCTGCTCGACTCGGTGCCGCTTGATCCCAAGCGCGTGCATGCCATGCCCGCGTCGGACGGGCCCTTCGGCAAGGACGCGGACGCGGCGGCGGAGGCCTACGCGGCCGAACTCGCCGAGGCCGCCGGGCCGGAGAACCACGGTCCGGTGCCGTCCTTCGACGTGCTGATGCTCGGCGTCGGTCCGGACACGCATGTGGCGTCGCTCTTCCCCGAGCTGCCCGCGGTCCGCGAGACGGAGCGGACTGTGGTGGGGGTGCACGGTGCCCCCAAGCCGCCGCCGACCCGTGTCACCCTCACGCTGCCCGCGATCCGGGCGGCGCGGGAGGTGTGGCTGCTCGCGGCGGGTGAGGACAAGGCGCGGGCTGCGGCGATCGCCCTCTCGGGCGCCGGTGAGATCCAGGCCCCGGCGGCGGGTGCACGCGGCCGCCGCCGCACCCTGTGGCTTTTGGACGCCGCCGCCGCGTCCCAGCTGCCGCGCTCGCTGTATCCGCCGGCTTCACCCTGA
- the opcA gene encoding glucose-6-phosphate dehydrogenase assembly protein OpcA translates to MKIDLTDTTASKINKALVKGRRAIGTPAVGMVLTLVIVTDEENAYDALRAANDASREHPSRTLVVIKRVSRSPRDRTKSRLDAEVRVGADAGTGETVVLRLYGEVSDHAQSVVLPLLLPDAPVVVWWSVDAPRDPANDPLGALGQRRVTDSYAAEKPVEELRSRAESYEPGDTDLAWARITPWRSMLAAALDQIDCEVVSVEVAGEESNPSVELLAMWLADRLHVHVRRAVSAGPGLTQVRLETTGGPITLHRSDGAMATLALPGQPDRAVALKRRETSELLAEELRRLDPDDTYASALRFGVDRLGGIPSATQRAEASVRGPESLPVRQKVPDSEAAAEPAAPARTSAPALPASPVGDSDTGRPTPAQMPPVKKADSP, encoded by the coding sequence ATGAAGATAGATCTCACGGACACCACTGCCAGCAAGATCAACAAGGCGCTCGTGAAGGGCCGCCGGGCCATCGGCACCCCCGCCGTCGGGATGGTCCTCACCCTCGTCATCGTCACCGACGAGGAGAACGCGTACGACGCCCTGCGCGCCGCCAACGACGCCTCGCGCGAGCATCCCTCGCGCACGCTCGTGGTGATCAAGCGCGTCTCGCGTTCGCCCCGCGACCGCACGAAGTCACGTCTGGACGCCGAGGTGCGGGTCGGCGCGGACGCGGGCACCGGCGAGACGGTCGTCCTGCGGCTGTACGGCGAGGTCTCCGACCACGCCCAGTCCGTCGTCCTGCCGCTGCTGCTGCCGGACGCGCCGGTGGTGGTCTGGTGGTCGGTGGACGCCCCGCGCGACCCTGCCAACGACCCGCTCGGCGCACTGGGCCAGCGCCGGGTCACCGACAGCTACGCGGCCGAGAAGCCCGTCGAGGAGCTGCGGTCCCGGGCCGAGAGCTACGAACCGGGCGACACCGATCTGGCCTGGGCCCGGATCACCCCGTGGCGCTCGATGCTGGCCGCCGCCCTCGACCAGATCGACTGCGAGGTCGTCTCCGTCGAGGTGGCGGGCGAGGAGTCCAACCCGAGCGTCGAACTGCTCGCCATGTGGCTCGCCGACCGCCTTCACGTGCACGTCCGGCGCGCGGTCTCCGCCGGTCCGGGCCTGACCCAGGTGCGGCTGGAGACGACCGGCGGCCCCATCACCCTGCACCGGTCGGACGGGGCGATGGCCACGCTGGCGCTGCCCGGCCAGCCGGACCGCGCGGTGGCTCTCAAGCGGCGTGAGACGTCGGAGTTGCTCGCGGAGGAGCTGCGCAGGCTCGATCCGGACGACACGTACGCGTCCGCGCTGCGTTTCGGGGTGGACCGGCTGGGCGGGATCCCGTCGGCCACGCAGCGGGCCGAGGCGTCCGTTCGCGGCCCGGAGTCGCTGCCGGTCCGGCAGAAGGTGCCGGACTCGGAGGCTGCGGCGGAGCCGGCGGCCCCGGCCCGGACGTCCGCACCGGCTCTGCCCGCCTCCCCGGTGGGCGACAGTGACACCGGCCGTCCGACTCCGGCCCAGATGCCCCCGGTCAAGAAGGCGGACTCGCCATGA
- the zwf gene encoding glucose-6-phosphate dehydrogenase — translation MSSSNPLRDPADRRLPRIAGPSGLVIFGVTGDLSRKKLMPAVYDLANRGLLPPGFSLVGFARREWQNEDFAQEVHDAVKEHARTPFREEVWQQLIQGMRFVQGTFDDDDAFERLRETIGELDKAQGTGGNFAFYLSVPPGAFPVVIRQLKKHGLADQSSGSWRRAVIEKPFGHDLKSAEDLNTTVEEVFAPDQVFRIDHYLGKETVQNILALRFANQMFEPIWNRSFVDHVQITMAEDIGIGGRAGYYDGIGAARDVIQNHLLQLMALTAMEEPSSFDADALAAEKTKVLGAVKLPRDLGESTVRGQYAEGWQGGEKAVGYLQEDGIDPKSKTDTYAAIKVEVDNRRWAGVPFYLRTGKRLGRRVTEIAVVFQRAPHSPFDHTATEELGQNAIVIRVQPDEGITVRFGSKVPGTSMEIRDVSMDFAYGESFTESSPEAYERLILDVLLGDSNLFPRTEEVELSWKILDPIEEYWDKHGKPAQYPSGTWGPVEADEMLKRDGRSWRRP, via the coding sequence TTGTCAAGCAGCAATCCGCTGCGTGACCCGGCGGACCGACGGCTCCCGCGTATCGCGGGGCCGTCGGGCCTCGTCATCTTCGGGGTCACGGGCGATTTGTCCCGTAAAAAGTTGATGCCTGCTGTTTATGACCTTGCCAACCGCGGTCTGCTGCCTCCGGGCTTCTCGCTCGTCGGCTTCGCCCGGCGTGAATGGCAGAACGAGGACTTCGCCCAGGAGGTCCACGACGCCGTCAAGGAGCACGCCCGTACGCCGTTCCGTGAGGAGGTCTGGCAGCAGCTCATCCAGGGGATGCGCTTCGTCCAGGGCACCTTCGACGACGACGACGCGTTCGAGCGGCTGCGCGAGACGATCGGCGAGCTGGACAAGGCGCAGGGGACGGGCGGCAACTTCGCCTTCTATCTCTCCGTACCGCCGGGCGCCTTCCCGGTGGTCATCCGGCAGCTGAAGAAGCACGGTCTGGCGGACCAGTCGAGCGGTTCCTGGCGGCGCGCGGTCATCGAGAAGCCCTTCGGCCACGACCTCAAGTCGGCCGAGGATCTCAACACGACCGTCGAGGAGGTCTTCGCCCCCGACCAGGTCTTCCGCATCGACCACTACCTGGGCAAGGAGACCGTCCAGAACATCCTGGCGCTGCGCTTCGCCAACCAGATGTTCGAGCCGATCTGGAACCGGTCCTTCGTGGACCACGTACAGATCACGATGGCCGAGGACATCGGCATCGGCGGCCGCGCCGGCTACTACGACGGCATCGGCGCCGCCCGTGACGTCATCCAGAACCACCTGCTCCAGCTGATGGCCCTCACGGCCATGGAGGAGCCCTCCTCCTTCGACGCGGACGCGCTCGCCGCCGAGAAGACCAAGGTCCTCGGCGCGGTGAAGCTGCCGCGGGACCTGGGCGAGAGCACGGTCCGCGGTCAGTACGCCGAGGGCTGGCAGGGCGGCGAGAAGGCCGTCGGCTACCTCCAGGAAGACGGTATCGACCCCAAGTCGAAGACCGACACCTACGCGGCGATCAAGGTGGAGGTGGACAACCGCCGCTGGGCGGGCGTCCCGTTCTACCTCCGTACGGGCAAGCGCCTGGGCCGCCGCGTCACCGAGATCGCGGTCGTGTTCCAGCGTGCGCCGCACTCCCCCTTCGACCACACGGCGACGGAGGAGCTGGGCCAGAACGCGATCGTCATCCGCGTCCAGCCCGACGAGGGCATCACGGTCCGCTTCGGCTCCAAGGTGCCCGGCACCTCCATGGAGATCCGGGACGTGTCGATGGACTTCGCGTACGGCGAGTCCTTCACGGAGTCGAGTCCGGAAGCGTACGAGCGCCTGATCCTGGACGTCCTCCTGGGCGACTCGAACCTCTTCCCGCGCACCGAGGAGGTCGAGCTGTCCTGGAAGATCCTCGACCCGATCGAGGAGTACTGGGACAAGCACGGCAAGCCCGCGCAGTACCCGTCCGGAACGTGGGGCCCCGTCGAGGCGGACGAAATGCTCAAGCGAGACGGACGGAGCTGGCGTCGCCCATGA
- the tal gene encoding transaldolase: MTDALKRLSEEGVAIWLDDLSRKRITSGNLAELIDQQHVVGVTTNPSIFQKAISSGDGYEQQLSDLAARKVTVEEAIRMITTADVRDAADILRPVYDSTQGQDGRVSIEVDPRLAHNTQATVAEAKQLAWLVDRPNTLIKIPATKAGLPAITETIGRGISVNVTLIFSLERYREVMDAYLAGLEKAKAAGIDLAGIHSVASFFVSRVDTEIDKRLDALGTPEAKAARGKAGLANARLAYEAYEEVFSSDRWAALDKAQANKQRPLWASTGVKDKAYKDTLYVDDLVAPNTVNTMPEATLVAAEDHGRITGNTIAGTYEQSRAELDAVEKLGISYDDVVQLLEDEGVEKFEASWNDLLKSTEAELARLAPSEG, translated from the coding sequence ATGACAGACGCACTGAAGCGCCTCTCCGAGGAAGGCGTCGCGATCTGGCTGGACGACCTGTCGCGCAAGCGGATCACGTCCGGCAACCTCGCCGAACTGATCGACCAGCAGCACGTCGTGGGCGTCACCACCAACCCGTCGATCTTCCAGAAGGCGATCAGCAGCGGTGACGGTTACGAGCAGCAGCTCAGTGACCTCGCCGCCCGCAAGGTCACCGTCGAAGAGGCCATCCGCATGATCACGACGGCGGACGTCCGTGACGCCGCCGACATCCTGCGCCCGGTCTACGACTCCACGCAGGGCCAGGACGGCCGGGTCTCCATCGAGGTCGACCCGCGCCTGGCGCACAACACCCAGGCGACCGTCGCCGAGGCCAAGCAGCTGGCCTGGCTCGTCGACCGGCCGAACACGCTCATCAAGATCCCGGCGACCAAGGCGGGCCTGCCCGCGATCACCGAGACGATCGGCCGGGGCATCAGCGTCAACGTCACGCTGATCTTCTCGCTGGAGCGCTACCGCGAGGTCATGGACGCGTACCTCGCGGGCCTGGAGAAGGCCAAGGCCGCCGGGATCGACCTGGCCGGCATCCACTCGGTGGCGTCGTTCTTCGTGTCCCGTGTGGACACCGAGATCGACAAGCGGCTGGACGCCCTCGGCACCCCCGAGGCCAAGGCCGCCCGCGGCAAGGCGGGTCTCGCCAACGCGCGACTGGCCTACGAGGCGTACGAGGAGGTCTTCTCCTCGGACCGCTGGGCCGCCCTCGACAAGGCGCAGGCCAACAAGCAGCGTCCGCTGTGGGCCTCGACCGGCGTCAAGGACAAGGCCTACAAGGACACCCTGTACGTCGACGACCTGGTCGCGCCGAACACGGTGAACACCATGCCGGAGGCGACCCTGGTCGCCGCCGAGGACCACGGCAGGATCACCGGCAACACCATCGCCGGTACGTACGAGCAGTCCCGTGCCGAGCTCGACGCGGTCGAGAAGCTCGGGATCTCGTACGACGACGTGGTCCAGCTCCTGGAGGACGAGGGCGTCGAGAAGTTCGAGGCGTCCTGGAACGACCTGCTCAAGTCGACCGAGGCAGAGCTCGCGCGCCTCGCCCCCTCGGAGGGCTGA
- the tkt gene encoding transketolase, protein MSTKPTTTDLEWTELDQRAVDTARILAADAVQKVGNGHPGTAMSLAPAAYTLFQKVMRHDPADPDWTGRDRFVLSAGHSSLTLYTQLYLAGFGLELDDLKSFRTWGSRTPGHPEYGHTPGVETTTGPLGQGVANAVGMAMAARYERGLFDPEAAQGTSPFDHFIYAIAGDGCLQEGISAEASSMAGHQQLGNLILLWDDNHISIEGDTETAVSEDTVKRYEAYGWHVQRVAPKPDGDLDPHALYDAIEAAKLVTDKPSFIAMRSIIAWPAPNAQNTEAAHGSALGDDEVAATKRVLGFDPEKAFEVSDEVITHTRALGERGRQAKAEWEKSFQEWRDGNAERAAEFDRIAATELPTGWEEKLPVFEAGKGVATRAASGKVLQALGAVIPELWGGSADLAGSNNTTIDKTSSFLPADNPLPEANPYGRTIHFGIREHSMAAEMNGIALHGNTRIYGGTFLVFSDYMRNAVRLSALMHLPVTYVWTHDSIGLGEDGPTHQPVEHLASLRAIPGLNVVRPADANETAIAWREILRRYTKVFGKGAPHGLALTRQGVPTYEANEDAAKGGYVLFEASTGTPEVVLIATGSEVHVAVDAREQLEAAGTPTRVVSMPSVEWFEEQDQGYRDSVLPPNVRARVAVEAGIGLTWHKYVGDAGRIVSLEHFGASADGKVLFQEFGFTAENVANVARESIAAAQR, encoded by the coding sequence GTGAGCACCAAGCCGACCACAACAGACCTCGAGTGGACCGAATTGGACCAGCGGGCCGTCGACACCGCCCGCATCCTGGCCGCCGACGCCGTACAGAAGGTCGGCAACGGCCATCCGGGTACGGCGATGAGCCTGGCGCCCGCCGCCTACACCCTCTTCCAGAAGGTGATGCGGCACGATCCGGCGGACCCCGACTGGACCGGCCGCGACCGCTTCGTGCTGTCAGCCGGTCATTCGTCCCTGACCCTCTACACCCAGCTCTACCTGGCCGGCTTCGGTCTGGAGCTGGACGACCTGAAGTCCTTCAGGACGTGGGGCTCCCGCACCCCGGGCCACCCGGAGTACGGGCACACCCCCGGCGTGGAGACCACCACCGGGCCGCTCGGCCAGGGTGTCGCCAACGCGGTGGGCATGGCCATGGCCGCCCGCTACGAGCGTGGTCTGTTCGACCCGGAGGCGGCCCAGGGCACCTCCCCGTTCGACCACTTCATCTACGCGATCGCCGGTGACGGCTGCCTCCAGGAGGGCATCTCCGCGGAGGCGTCCTCCATGGCCGGCCACCAGCAGCTGGGCAACCTGATCCTGCTGTGGGACGACAACCACATCTCGATCGAGGGCGACACCGAGACGGCCGTCTCCGAGGACACGGTCAAGCGGTACGAGGCGTACGGCTGGCACGTGCAGCGCGTGGCCCCGAAGCCGGACGGCGACCTCGACCCGCACGCGCTCTACGACGCCATCGAGGCCGCGAAGCTGGTGACCGACAAGCCGTCGTTCATCGCGATGCGCTCGATCATCGCCTGGCCGGCCCCGAACGCGCAGAACACCGAGGCCGCGCACGGCTCGGCGCTCGGCGACGACGAGGTCGCGGCCACGAAGCGTGTGCTGGGCTTCGACCCGGAGAAGGCTTTCGAGGTCTCCGACGAGGTCATCACCCACACGCGCGCGCTGGGCGAGCGCGGCCGTCAGGCCAAGGCGGAGTGGGAGAAGTCGTTCCAGGAGTGGCGCGACGGCAACGCCGAGCGTGCCGCCGAGTTCGACCGCATCGCCGCGACCGAGCTGCCCACCGGCTGGGAGGAGAAGCTCCCGGTCTTCGAGGCGGGCAAGGGCGTCGCCACGCGTGCGGCCTCCGGCAAGGTGCTCCAGGCGCTCGGCGCGGTCATCCCCGAGCTGTGGGGCGGCTCGGCCGACCTGGCGGGCTCGAACAACACGACGATCGACAAGACCTCGTCGTTCCTCCCGGCGGACAACCCGCTGCCGGAGGCGAACCCGTACGGGCGCACGATCCACTTCGGTATCCGCGAGCACTCCATGGCCGCGGAGATGAACGGCATCGCGCTGCACGGCAACACCCGTATCTACGGCGGCACCTTCCTGGTGTTCTCCGACTACATGCGCAACGCGGTCCGCCTGTCCGCGCTGATGCACCTGCCGGTGACGTACGTGTGGACCCACGACTCCATCGGTCTTGGAGAGGACGGCCCGACGCACCAGCCGGTCGAGCACCTCGCCTCGCTGCGCGCCATTCCGGGCCTCAACGTCGTCCGTCCGGCGGACGCCAACGAGACCGCGATCGCCTGGCGCGAGATCCTCAGGCGCTACACCAAGGTCTTCGGCAAGGGTGCCCCGCACGGCCTCGCGCTGACTCGTCAGGGCGTACCGACGTACGAGGCCAACGAGGACGCGGCGAAGGGTGGTTACGTGCTCTTCGAGGCGTCCACCGGGACCCCGGAGGTCGTTCTCATCGCGACCGGTTCCGAGGTGCACGTGGCCGTCGACGCACGTGAGCAGCTGGAGGCCGCGGGCACCCCGACCAGGGTCGTGTCCATGCCCTCCGTGGAGTGGTTCGAGGAGCAGGACCAGGGGTACCGGGACAGCGTCCTGCCGCCGAACGTGAGGGCACGGGTCGCGGTCGAGGCCGGTATCGGTCTCACCTGGCACAAGTACGTGGGGGACGCCGGCCGCATCGTTTCCCTGGAGCACTTCGGTGCTTCGGCCGACGGCAAGGTGCTCTTCCAGGAGTTCGGGTTCACTGCCGAGAACGTCGCGAACGTCGCCCGGGAATCGATCGCCGCAGCCCAGCGCTGA
- a CDS encoding heme o synthase → MCVTAVESRPAGVLGTSQGAKRGTNHRPFWARVKAFVALTKPRIIELLLITTVPVMFLAQQGVPDLKLVLLTCVGGYLSAGGANALNMYIDRDIDALMERTAQRPLVTGMVSPRECLAFGITLAVVSTLLFGLAVNWLSAWLSLGALLFYVVVYTMILKRRTSQNIVWGGIAGCLPVLIGWSSVTNSMSWAPIILFLVMFFWTPPHYWPLSMKVKADYARVGVPMLPVIASNKVVARQIVLYSWAMVAVSLLLTPLGYTGWFYTVVAVVTGGFWLWEAHGLQTRAKDGAVGAKLKEMRLFHWSITYVSLLFVAVAVDPFLR, encoded by the coding sequence GTGTGCGTGACGGCCGTTGAATCCCGTCCTGCGGGAGTGCTCGGGACGAGTCAGGGCGCGAAGCGGGGCACGAACCACCGGCCGTTCTGGGCTCGGGTCAAGGCGTTCGTCGCTCTCACCAAGCCGCGGATCATCGAGCTGCTGCTGATCACCACCGTTCCGGTGATGTTCCTCGCGCAGCAGGGCGTGCCCGACCTGAAGCTGGTGCTCCTCACCTGTGTCGGCGGCTACCTCTCCGCGGGCGGAGCCAACGCCCTGAACATGTACATCGACCGTGACATCGACGCGCTCATGGAGCGCACCGCACAGCGTCCACTGGTCACCGGCATGGTCAGCCCACGCGAGTGCCTCGCCTTCGGCATCACGCTCGCGGTCGTCTCGACGCTGCTGTTCGGACTCGCCGTCAACTGGCTGTCCGCGTGGCTGTCGCTCGGAGCGCTCCTCTTCTACGTCGTCGTCTACACGATGATCCTCAAGCGTCGTACCTCTCAGAACATCGTCTGGGGCGGTATCGCCGGCTGCCTTCCGGTGCTCATCGGCTGGTCGTCCGTCACGAACTCCATGTCGTGGGCGCCGATCATCCTCTTCCTCGTCATGTTCTTCTGGACGCCGCCGCACTACTGGCCGCTCTCCATGAAGGTCAAGGCGGACTACGCGCGCGTGGGCGTTCCGATGCTGCCGGTCATCGCCTCCAACAAGGTCGTCGCGCGGCAGATCGTCCTCTACAGCTGGGCCATGGTCGCCGTCTCCCTGCTCCTGACGCCGCTCGGCTACACGGGCTGGTTCTACACGGTCGTCGCCGTCGTGACCGGCGGCTTCTGGCTCTGGGAAGCACACGGGCTGCAGACCCGGGCCAAGGACGGCGCCGTGGGCGCCAAGCTGAAAGAGATGCGCCTCTTCCACTGGTCCATCACTTACGTGTCGCTGCTGTTCGTGGCGGTCGCGGTGGACCCGTTCCTCCGCTGA